A single window of Toxotes jaculatrix isolate fToxJac2 chromosome 4, fToxJac2.pri, whole genome shotgun sequence DNA harbors:
- the znf330 gene encoding zinc finger protein 330, translating into MPKKKTGARKKAESRKEREKQVRASREHVDVAKHPCNSNMECEKCQRKQKNRAFCYFCNSVQKLPVCAQCGKTKCMKSSDCVIKHPGIHSTGMAMVGAVCDFCEAWVCHSRKCLSTHACTCPLTDADCIECERGVWDHGGRIFRCSFCQNFLCEDDQFEHQASCQVLQAETFKCVSCNRLGQHSCLRCKACYCDDHAKSKVFKQEKGKAPPCPKCGHKTQETKDLSMSTRTLKFGRQAGADDDDDYYDGASGYDSYWKNIASGGRDQQDDYGEDDDCEEDEYEEDEDEEEEEEDEEEEEEGEEEGGEEETAADSLAGLKLDGTAA; encoded by the exons ATGCCCAAGAAGAAAACCGGTGCACGGAAAAAGGCCGAGAGCCGTAAAGAGCGAGAGAAACAGGTCCGAGCCAGCCGGGAGCATGTTGATGTGGCCAAACACCCCTGCAACTCCAACATG GAATGTGAGAAATGTCAGAG aaaacagaagaacagagcTTTCTGCTACTTCTGTAACTCAGTGCAGAAACTGCCTGTCTGCGCCCAATGCG GCAAAACCAAGTGCATGAAGTCATCAGATTGTGTCATCAAACATCCTGGGATCCACAGCACTGGAATGGCCATGGTG GGAGCAGTATGTGACTTCTGTGAAGCTTGGGTGTGCCACAGTAGGAAATGTCTGAGCACTCACGCCTGTACATGTCCCCTGACTGATGCAGACTGTATTGAATGTGAGCGTGGTGTATGGGATCATG GAGGACGAATCTTCCGTTGCTCCTTTTGTCAGAACTTCTTGTGTGAGGATGATCAGTTTGAGCACCAGGCAAGCTGCCAAGTCCTTCAGGCAGAAACATTCAAAT GTGTTTCATGTAATAGACTGGGACAGCACTCCTGCCTGCGCTGTAAG GCCTGTTACTGTGATGACCATGCCAAGAGTAAGGTCTTCAAACAGGAGAAGGGCAAAGCTCCACCATGTCCCAAGTGTGGCCACAAGACGCAGGAGACCAAAGACCTCAGCATGTCCA ctcGCACGTTGAAATTTGGCCGTCAGGCTGGCGCCGATGATGATGACGATTATTACGATGGAGCATCAGGGTACGACTCCTATTGGAAGAACATAGCATCTGGCGGCCGAGACCAACAGGATGACTACGGAGAGGATGATGACTGCGAGGAAGACGAgtatgaggaggatgaggatgaggaggaggaggaggaagacgaggaggaggaggaggaaggggaagaggaagggggtgaAGAGGAAACAGCTGCTGATTCCCTGGCTGGTCTTAAATTAGACGGAACTGCTGCCTGA